One window from the genome of Gopherus evgoodei ecotype Sinaloan lineage chromosome 2, rGopEvg1_v1.p, whole genome shotgun sequence encodes:
- the ACTR3B gene encoding actin-related protein 3B isoform X5, which yields MDRFMKQVIFKYLRAEPEDHYFLMTEPPLNTPENREYLAEIMFESFNVPGLYIAVQAVLALAASWISRQVGERTLTGIVIDSGDGVTHVIPVAEGYVIRSCIKHIPIADRDITYFIQQILREREVGIRPEQSMETAKAIKEKYCYVCPDIVKEFAKYDIDPQKWIKQYTGINAINKNKFIIDIGYERFLGPEIFFHPENVVLSGGSTMFRDFGCRLQRDLKRVVNARLKLSEELSGGPIKPKLVEVQVIRHHMRYAVWFGGSMLASTPEFFQVCHTKKDYEEYGPSICHHNPVFGVMS from the exons ATGGACAGATTCatgaagcaagtaatttttaagtatCTTCGCGCTGAACCTGAAGATCATTACTTCTTAATG ACAGAACCTCCATTGAACACTCCAGAAAACAGAGAGTATCTTGCAGAAATCATGTTTGAATCTTTTAACGTACCAGGACTTTACATTGCTGTTCAG GCAGTGTTGGCCTTAGCCGCATCTTGGATTTCACGGCAGGTTGGTGAACGTACATTAACAGGAATAGTCATTGACAGTGGTGATGGAGTAACACATGTAATTCCTGTG GCAGAAGGTTATGTAATTAGAAGTTGCATCAAACATATCCCTATTGCAGATAGAGATATTACATATTTCATTCAGCAGATCCTaagggagagagaggtgggaATTCGCCCTGAACAGTCTATGGAGACAGCAAAAGCCATAAAA GAAAAATATTGTTACGTTTGCCCTGACATAGTAAAAGAATTTGCCAAATATGATATAGATCCACAAAAATGGATCAAACAGTACACAGGCATCAATGCAatcaacaaaaataaattcattatagATATTGGCTATGAAAGGTTTCTTGGACCTGAAATTTTCTTTCATCCTGAG AATGTGGTTCTTTCAGGAGGATCCACAATGTTCAGGGATTTTGGATGTCGACTACAGAGAGACTTGAAAAGAGTAGTGAATGCAAGATTGAAACTTAGCGAAGAACTCAGTGGTGGTCCAATAAAG CCCAAACTGGTTGAAGTTCAAGTGATAAGACACCATATGCGCTATGCGGTTTGGTTTGGAGGTTCCATGCTTGCTTCAACA cCAGAGTTTTTCCAAGTATGTCACACCAAGAAGGACTATGAAGAATATGGCCCTAGTATTTGTCATCATAATCCTGTCTTTGGAGTCATGTCATAA
- the ACTR3B gene encoding actin-related protein 3B isoform X4 translates to MDRFMKQVIFKYLRAEPEDHYFLMTEPPLNTPENREYLAEIMFESFNVPGLYIAVQAVLALAASWISRQVGERTLTGIVIDSGDGVTHVIPVAEGYVIRSCIKHIPIADRDITYFIQQILREREVGIRPEQSMETAKAIKEKYCYVCPDIVKEFAKYDIDPQKWIKQYTGINAINKNKFIIDIGYERFLGPEIFFHPENVVLSGGSTMFRDFGCRLQRDLKRVVNARLKLSEELSGGPIKPKLVEVQVIRHHMRYAVWFGGSMLASTSFSKYVTPRRTMKNMALVFVIIILSLESCHNTCLMEVTGQISCW, encoded by the exons ATGGACAGATTCatgaagcaagtaatttttaagtatCTTCGCGCTGAACCTGAAGATCATTACTTCTTAATG ACAGAACCTCCATTGAACACTCCAGAAAACAGAGAGTATCTTGCAGAAATCATGTTTGAATCTTTTAACGTACCAGGACTTTACATTGCTGTTCAG GCAGTGTTGGCCTTAGCCGCATCTTGGATTTCACGGCAGGTTGGTGAACGTACATTAACAGGAATAGTCATTGACAGTGGTGATGGAGTAACACATGTAATTCCTGTG GCAGAAGGTTATGTAATTAGAAGTTGCATCAAACATATCCCTATTGCAGATAGAGATATTACATATTTCATTCAGCAGATCCTaagggagagagaggtgggaATTCGCCCTGAACAGTCTATGGAGACAGCAAAAGCCATAAAA GAAAAATATTGTTACGTTTGCCCTGACATAGTAAAAGAATTTGCCAAATATGATATAGATCCACAAAAATGGATCAAACAGTACACAGGCATCAATGCAatcaacaaaaataaattcattatagATATTGGCTATGAAAGGTTTCTTGGACCTGAAATTTTCTTTCATCCTGAG AATGTGGTTCTTTCAGGAGGATCCACAATGTTCAGGGATTTTGGATGTCGACTACAGAGAGACTTGAAAAGAGTAGTGAATGCAAGATTGAAACTTAGCGAAGAACTCAGTGGTGGTCCAATAAAG CCCAAACTGGTTGAAGTTCAAGTGATAAGACACCATATGCGCTATGCGGTTTGGTTTGGAGGTTCCATGCTTGCTTCAACA AGTTTTTCCAAGTATGTCACACCAAGAAGGACTATGAAGAATATGGCCCTAGTATTTGTCATCATAATCCTGTCTTTGGAGTCATGTCATAACACTTGTCTAATGGAAGTCACAGGTCAGATATCTTGCTGGTGA
- the ACTR3B gene encoding actin-related protein 3B isoform X1, translated as MASFLLPCVIDGGHRWPIRHGFVEDWDLMDRFMKQVIFKYLRAEPEDHYFLMTEPPLNTPENREYLAEIMFESFNVPGLYIAVQAVLALAASWISRQVGERTLTGIVIDSGDGVTHVIPVAEGYVIRSCIKHIPIADRDITYFIQQILREREVGIRPEQSMETAKAIKEKYCYVCPDIVKEFAKYDIDPQKWIKQYTGINAINKNKFIIDIGYERFLGPEIFFHPENVVLSGGSTMFRDFGCRLQRDLKRVVNARLKLSEELSGGPIKPKLVEVQVIRHHMRYAVWFGGSMLASTSFSKYVTPRRTMKNMALVFVIIILSLESCHNTCLMEVTGQISCW; from the exons ACGACATGGTTTTGTTGAAGACTGGGATCTCATGGACAGATTCatgaagcaagtaatttttaagtatCTTCGCGCTGAACCTGAAGATCATTACTTCTTAATG ACAGAACCTCCATTGAACACTCCAGAAAACAGAGAGTATCTTGCAGAAATCATGTTTGAATCTTTTAACGTACCAGGACTTTACATTGCTGTTCAG GCAGTGTTGGCCTTAGCCGCATCTTGGATTTCACGGCAGGTTGGTGAACGTACATTAACAGGAATAGTCATTGACAGTGGTGATGGAGTAACACATGTAATTCCTGTG GCAGAAGGTTATGTAATTAGAAGTTGCATCAAACATATCCCTATTGCAGATAGAGATATTACATATTTCATTCAGCAGATCCTaagggagagagaggtgggaATTCGCCCTGAACAGTCTATGGAGACAGCAAAAGCCATAAAA GAAAAATATTGTTACGTTTGCCCTGACATAGTAAAAGAATTTGCCAAATATGATATAGATCCACAAAAATGGATCAAACAGTACACAGGCATCAATGCAatcaacaaaaataaattcattatagATATTGGCTATGAAAGGTTTCTTGGACCTGAAATTTTCTTTCATCCTGAG AATGTGGTTCTTTCAGGAGGATCCACAATGTTCAGGGATTTTGGATGTCGACTACAGAGAGACTTGAAAAGAGTAGTGAATGCAAGATTGAAACTTAGCGAAGAACTCAGTGGTGGTCCAATAAAG CCCAAACTGGTTGAAGTTCAAGTGATAAGACACCATATGCGCTATGCGGTTTGGTTTGGAGGTTCCATGCTTGCTTCAACA AGTTTTTCCAAGTATGTCACACCAAGAAGGACTATGAAGAATATGGCCCTAGTATTTGTCATCATAATCCTGTCTTTGGAGTCATGTCATAACACTTGTCTAATGGAAGTCACAGGTCAGATATCTTGCTGGTGA
- the ACTR3B gene encoding actin-related protein 3B isoform X3 translates to MQEIRNHSSLFHHWPIRHGFVEDWDLMDRFMKQVIFKYLRAEPEDHYFLMTEPPLNTPENREYLAEIMFESFNVPGLYIAVQAVLALAASWISRQEKYCYVCPDIVKEFAKYDIDPQKWIKQYTGINAINKNKFIIDIGYERFLGPEIFFHPENVVLSGGSTMFRDFGCRLQRDLKRVVNARLKLSEELSGGPIKPKLVEVQVIRHHMRYAVWFGGSMLASTSFSKYVTPRRTMKNMALVFVIIILSLESCHNTCLMEVTGQISCW, encoded by the exons ACGACATGGTTTTGTTGAAGACTGGGATCTCATGGACAGATTCatgaagcaagtaatttttaagtatCTTCGCGCTGAACCTGAAGATCATTACTTCTTAATG ACAGAACCTCCATTGAACACTCCAGAAAACAGAGAGTATCTTGCAGAAATCATGTTTGAATCTTTTAACGTACCAGGACTTTACATTGCTGTTCAG GCAGTGTTGGCCTTAGCCGCATCTTGGATTTCACGGCAG GAAAAATATTGTTACGTTTGCCCTGACATAGTAAAAGAATTTGCCAAATATGATATAGATCCACAAAAATGGATCAAACAGTACACAGGCATCAATGCAatcaacaaaaataaattcattatagATATTGGCTATGAAAGGTTTCTTGGACCTGAAATTTTCTTTCATCCTGAG AATGTGGTTCTTTCAGGAGGATCCACAATGTTCAGGGATTTTGGATGTCGACTACAGAGAGACTTGAAAAGAGTAGTGAATGCAAGATTGAAACTTAGCGAAGAACTCAGTGGTGGTCCAATAAAG CCCAAACTGGTTGAAGTTCAAGTGATAAGACACCATATGCGCTATGCGGTTTGGTTTGGAGGTTCCATGCTTGCTTCAACA AGTTTTTCCAAGTATGTCACACCAAGAAGGACTATGAAGAATATGGCCCTAGTATTTGTCATCATAATCCTGTCTTTGGAGTCATGTCATAACACTTGTCTAATGGAAGTCACAGGTCAGATATCTTGCTGGTGA
- the ACTR3B gene encoding actin-related protein 3B isoform X2, with amino-acid sequence MQEIRNHSSLFHHWPIRHGFVEDWDLMDRFMKQVIFKYLRAEPEDHYFLMTEPPLNTPENREYLAEIMFESFNVPGLYIAVQAVLALAASWISRQVGERTLTGIVIDSGDGVTHVIPVEKYCYVCPDIVKEFAKYDIDPQKWIKQYTGINAINKNKFIIDIGYERFLGPEIFFHPENVVLSGGSTMFRDFGCRLQRDLKRVVNARLKLSEELSGGPIKPKLVEVQVIRHHMRYAVWFGGSMLASTSFSKYVTPRRTMKNMALVFVIIILSLESCHNTCLMEVTGQISCW; translated from the exons ACGACATGGTTTTGTTGAAGACTGGGATCTCATGGACAGATTCatgaagcaagtaatttttaagtatCTTCGCGCTGAACCTGAAGATCATTACTTCTTAATG ACAGAACCTCCATTGAACACTCCAGAAAACAGAGAGTATCTTGCAGAAATCATGTTTGAATCTTTTAACGTACCAGGACTTTACATTGCTGTTCAG GCAGTGTTGGCCTTAGCCGCATCTTGGATTTCACGGCAGGTTGGTGAACGTACATTAACAGGAATAGTCATTGACAGTGGTGATGGAGTAACACATGTAATTCCTGTG GAAAAATATTGTTACGTTTGCCCTGACATAGTAAAAGAATTTGCCAAATATGATATAGATCCACAAAAATGGATCAAACAGTACACAGGCATCAATGCAatcaacaaaaataaattcattatagATATTGGCTATGAAAGGTTTCTTGGACCTGAAATTTTCTTTCATCCTGAG AATGTGGTTCTTTCAGGAGGATCCACAATGTTCAGGGATTTTGGATGTCGACTACAGAGAGACTTGAAAAGAGTAGTGAATGCAAGATTGAAACTTAGCGAAGAACTCAGTGGTGGTCCAATAAAG CCCAAACTGGTTGAAGTTCAAGTGATAAGACACCATATGCGCTATGCGGTTTGGTTTGGAGGTTCCATGCTTGCTTCAACA AGTTTTTCCAAGTATGTCACACCAAGAAGGACTATGAAGAATATGGCCCTAGTATTTGTCATCATAATCCTGTCTTTGGAGTCATGTCATAACACTTGTCTAATGGAAGTCACAGGTCAGATATCTTGCTGGTGA